A portion of the Psilocybe cubensis strain MGC-MH-2018 chromosome 10, whole genome shotgun sequence genome contains these proteins:
- a CDS encoding Beta-hexosaminidase, whose translation MTGLGLTVTEEVKRRVGQHFVLGFHGYDVSDDIKTLIQKYYIGNVILMKRNVQSAAQTKRLVDALQTLAREAGQEQPMMIGIDQENGLVSAFSSPTAGTTFPGAMALGATGSVELAESIAKASADELSMVGINWVYGPVADVNTDSRNPVIGVRSFGDDPEKVAKYVVATARGHAAGGVASCGKHFPGHGDTHVDSHLALPVIRKTHAELAAQELVPFRALVDARVPSIMTGHMALPLVTGDESPASLAGEVTRGLLRGEMGYEGVVVTDCLEMDAVADVKQGGCGIEEGAVRALEAGADVVMICHTFARQVGAVKEVYEALWQGRITLQALEESEVRVRKMKEVFGKQQSDEGDWGMKFMEMKMQNEDVSRKAYLQSTTVVWNGAGVIPLKVDTVVLFTPEPESVNRAVDSGDGVLKTSDGVVRNTAAPYYLSLAKSLEKSVNVRHVVYAAGQEPAAVGNDEGVIFVMRNADLRAWQIEYLDKLVENIQVPLVLLSSCGPYDLGHGAGERFADWTGYVATYEFTAEALDAAAGVILGTDHCHGKLPVVVG comes from the exons ATGACAGGTTTGGGTTTGACCGTTACGGAGGAGGTAAAGCGGAGAGTCGGGCAG CACTTTGTGCTGGGCTTTCATGGATACGATGTCAGCGATGATATCAAGACGCTGATTCAGAAGTATTATATCGGGAATGTGATTCTTATGAAGCGGAATGTGCAAA GTGCGGCGCAGACGAAGAGACTCGTGGATGCGCTGCAGACTTTGGCGAGAGAGGCGGGGCAGGAACAACCGATGATGATTGGGATCGACCAGGAGAATG GACTCGTGTCGGCGTTCAGCTCACCCACCGCTGGGACTACGTT CCCTGGGGCGATGGCGCTTGGTGCGACGGGCTCTGTTGAGCTTGCGGAGAGCATTGCAAAGGCGTCAGCGGATGAATTGAGTATGGTTGGGATTAATTGGGTGTATGGGCCCGTGGCGGATGTAAACACGGATTCGAGGAACCCGGTTATTG GTGTGCGCTCGTTTGGAGATG ATCCGGAGAAAGTGGCAAAGTATGTGGTGGCGACTGCGCGCGGGCATGCGGCGGGCGGCGTCGCGTCGTGCGGGAAGCATTTCCCAGGACACGGGGACACGCACGTCGACTCGCACCTCGCGTTGCCCGTGATCCGCAAAACGCACGCCGAACTCGCAGCACAGGAGCTCGTCCCGTTCCGCGCACTCGTCGACGCGCGCGTGCCGAGCATTATGACGGGGCATATGGCGCTGCCGCTGGTGACGGGGGACGAGAGCCCGGCGTCGTTGGCGGGAGAGGTGACGCGGGGGTTGTTGAGGGGGGAGATGGGGTACGAGGGCGTGGTTGTGACGGACTGTTTGGAGATGGATGCAGTGGCGGATGTGAAGCAGGGCGGGTGTGGGATTGAGGAGGGCGCGGTGAGGGCGTTGGAGGCGGGGGCGGATGTGGTGATGATTTGCCATACTTTTGCGAGGCAGGTTGGTGCGGTAAAGGAGGTGTATGAGGCGTTGTGGCAGGGAAGGATTACGTTGCAGGCGTTGGAGGAGAGCGAGGTGAGGGTACGAAAGATGAAGGAGGTGTTTGGGAAGCAGCAGAGTGATGAGGGAGATTGGGGGATGAAATTTatggagatgaagatgcAGAATGAGGATGTTAGTCGCAAGGCATATTTGCAGAGCACGACGGTGGTGTGGAATGGCGCGGGGGTTATCCCGCTCAAAGTGGACACGGTTGTGCTGTTTACGCCTGAACCGGAGAGCGTGAATCGCGCGGTAGACTCGGGAGACGGCGTGCTAAAGACCAGTGATGGCGTTGTGAGGAACACGGCTGCTCCGTACTACCTCTCGCTGGCAAAGTCGCTGGAGAAGAGTGTCAATGTGAGGCATGTTGTGTACGCTGCTGGGCAGGAGCCTGCTGCGGTGGGCAACGACGAGGGCGTAATTTTTGTGATGCGCAACGCGGATCTCAGGGCATGGCAGATTGAATACCTCGACAAGTTGGTGGAGAATATTCAAGTTCCTTTGGTGCTTCTGTCGAGCTGCGGGCCGTATGATCTGGGCCACGGCGCGGGGGAAAGGTTTGCAGACTGGACGGGGTATGTCGCCACATATGAGTTTACGGCAGAGGCGCTCGATGCGGCGGCGGGTGTTATTCTGGGCACGGACCATTGTCATGGGAAGCTGCCGGTGGTGGTTGGATAG